A single region of the Sphingobium sp. Cam5-1 genome encodes:
- a CDS encoding DUF2493 domain-containing protein encodes MTNTFSNFADLASFIATETGADERSSLYSDAFLEHDERAKLSPVDESEQLEMPDPDQARAAVEMVMATLFDVFRDTRLEAFAGDLAWGFVNSFHVVAKRISDREDDAAKELGELARSFDPSEIYATQIEEAQLLCQTLQGCRDAMECMRDHAAEVYRVETGRPYAPTRGSRVSHGVTASMIDARDFLAARGRERREQFNPEGPVVAFSGGQVWEDHEMLWKGLDSILARVPEMVLATTAQAKGCDAIAQAWAAARGVKVIMFRLDRRLGAKAAFVRNDRLLALKPVEAVVCEGSGIQMNLAQKLRQAGVPLHVVKLAHQRPAERSMRRA; translated from the coding sequence ATGACCAACACTTTCTCGAACTTCGCCGATCTCGCCAGCTTCATCGCCACCGAGACCGGAGCTGACGAACGCAGCTCGCTCTATTCCGACGCCTTTCTCGAACATGACGAGCGCGCCAAACTGTCGCCGGTCGACGAGAGCGAGCAACTTGAAATGCCCGATCCCGACCAGGCCCGCGCGGCGGTGGAGATGGTGATGGCCACCCTGTTCGACGTGTTCCGCGACACGCGCCTGGAAGCCTTCGCGGGCGACCTCGCCTGGGGCTTCGTCAACAGCTTCCATGTCGTGGCGAAGCGGATCAGCGACCGCGAGGATGATGCCGCCAAGGAGCTTGGAGAACTCGCGCGCAGCTTCGATCCCAGCGAAATCTACGCGACGCAAATCGAGGAAGCCCAGCTCCTCTGCCAGACGCTGCAAGGGTGCCGCGACGCCATGGAATGCATGCGCGACCACGCCGCCGAGGTCTACCGGGTCGAGACGGGACGCCCCTATGCGCCGACCCGTGGCAGCCGGGTCTCGCACGGCGTCACCGCATCGATGATCGACGCCCGCGATTTCCTCGCCGCGAGGGGCCGCGAACGCCGCGAGCAGTTCAACCCGGAGGGTCCCGTCGTCGCCTTCTCGGGCGGTCAGGTCTGGGAAGATCATGAGATGCTCTGGAAGGGTCTGGACTCGATTCTGGCCCGCGTCCCGGAGATGGTCCTCGCCACCACGGCACAGGCCAAAGGCTGCGATGCGATCGCCCAGGCCTGGGCGGCAGCGCGCGGCGTGAAGGTCATCATGTTCCGCCTGGATCGCAGATTGGGCGCCAAGGCCGCGTTCGTGCGCAACGATCGCCTGCTCGCCCTGAAGCCGGTCGAAGCGGTGGTCTGCGAAGGCTCCGGCATCCAGATGAACCTCGCGCAGAAGCTGCGTCAGGCAGGCGTCCCACTCCACGTCGTCAAGCTCGCGCACCAGCGTCCGGCCGAGCGGTCCATGCGCCGGGCCTGA
- a CDS encoding single-stranded DNA-binding protein, with amino-acid sequence MNKIFLSGRITSEITRFGTDSKGGVSFSLVTSKPVIKDGQVQKDGQGYTETYDEFHTVKAFGGLGKSVANHKKKGDKLMVVGEVRYSRNERDGRTYYNTDIVAEEIEFL; translated from the coding sequence ATGAACAAGATTTTTCTCTCGGGCCGGATCACCTCCGAGATCACCCGCTTCGGCACCGACAGCAAGGGCGGCGTCAGCTTCTCCCTCGTCACCTCCAAGCCCGTCATCAAGGACGGCCAGGTCCAGAAGGACGGGCAAGGCTACACCGAGACCTACGACGAGTTCCACACGGTCAAGGCGTTTGGCGGCCTCGGCAAGTCGGTCGCCAATCACAAGAAGAAGGGCGACAAGCTCATGGTCGTCGGCGAGGTCCGCTACAGCCGCAACGAGCGGGACGGCCGCACCTACTACAACACCGACATCGTCGCCGAGGAAATCGAATTCCTCTGA
- a CDS encoding type II toxin-antitoxin system prevent-host-death family antitoxin: MAADATLVPTRKEKVPLTDFHNHTGQYLDRGRRSPVTITKHGRPDLTIADAAYFERIERIAAGQILAVLDLQAVPAAEMSAEHAAIFEAARPTAQELASDRWNNDAAA; this comes from the coding sequence ATGGCCGCTGATGCCACTCTTGTCCCGACGCGGAAGGAAAAGGTTCCGCTGACTGACTTTCACAATCACACCGGACAATATCTCGATCGTGGGCGCCGGTCGCCTGTAACCATCACGAAGCATGGCAGGCCCGATCTTACCATTGCCGATGCCGCTTACTTCGAGCGCATCGAGCGGATCGCGGCCGGACAAATCCTGGCCGTTCTCGATCTGCAAGCTGTCCCGGCGGCCGAGATGAGCGCCGAGCATGCCGCGATCTTCGAGGCAGCCCGCCCAACGGCCCAGGAACTCGCCTCGGATCGGTGGAACAATGACGCCGCTGCCTAA
- a CDS encoding DUF736 domain-containing protein, which produces MNIGSIKQNEAGIHVGKIATLTIAMTIALREVHSANPKAPKFEVLALSQSRAWVQVGALFELFSNGTGEAFLNGKIEDPSLTAPLYISAFRQEDGSYNVVWSRPTRRRDLASEMAPKADDGLPPLPGADETAGAGAGGEGSEAGLGQSSSEHGFGDAPQEPARRQRRQRTPETVD; this is translated from the coding sequence ATGAACATCGGCTCGATCAAGCAGAACGAAGCTGGCATCCACGTCGGCAAGATCGCGACGCTCACCATCGCCATGACCATCGCGCTGCGCGAGGTCCACTCGGCCAATCCCAAGGCGCCCAAGTTCGAAGTGCTGGCGCTCTCGCAATCGCGGGCATGGGTGCAGGTCGGCGCCCTCTTCGAACTGTTCTCGAACGGCACCGGCGAGGCGTTCCTCAACGGCAAGATCGAGGATCCGAGCCTGACGGCGCCGCTCTACATCTCGGCGTTCCGCCAGGAGGATGGCAGCTACAACGTGGTCTGGTCGCGCCCGACGCGCCGCCGTGATCTCGCTTCCGAAATGGCACCCAAGGCCGACGATGGTCTGCCGCCGCTGCCCGGCGCTGACGAAACTGCCGGCGCGGGCGCGGGCGGTGAGGGCTCCGAGGCCGGGCTCGGCCAGTCGTCGAGCGAGCACGGCTTTGGGGATGCCCCGCAGGAGCCCGCTCGCCGCCAGCGCCGCCAGCGCACCCCCGAGACCGTCGATTAA
- a CDS encoding DUF7673 family protein, with protein MDQGPFGKTAAASALDRLIDVARSDTGQGRRVANFLLAWWNGDDCGHFPIADLFGVDATLATHMTTIIGFLGQHEGAIYPDAFGRKAEMIELVHRWRNFETD; from the coding sequence ATCGACCAAGGCCCATTCGGCAAAACCGCAGCAGCAAGCGCGCTCGATCGCCTCATCGACGTCGCCCGCTCCGATACCGGCCAGGGCCGCCGGGTTGCCAATTTCCTGCTCGCCTGGTGGAACGGTGACGACTGCGGCCATTTTCCGATCGCGGACCTGTTCGGTGTCGATGCGACCCTTGCGACTCATATGACGACGATCATCGGGTTTCTCGGCCAGCACGAGGGCGCAATCTATCCCGATGCATTCGGCCGCAAGGCAGAGATGATCGAACTCGTGCACCGCTGGCGGAATTTCGAGACCGACTAG
- a CDS encoding DUF6915 family protein, which produces MSHCHYHALSSVRRWGGVADDYIALHQWFDESKKILADPRHRALRHHAEGIFMLETVFGVTIRNSDDRDVPVRLIGEQHVTEDLGRVPSFADWARLIQPMPWILRGNPAGSPGLDSTLHIGGGQRSS; this is translated from the coding sequence ATGTCGCACTGCCATTATCATGCGCTGAGTTCGGTGCGCCGCTGGGGCGGCGTGGCGGACGACTATATCGCGCTTCACCAGTGGTTCGACGAATCCAAGAAGATCCTCGCCGACCCGCGCCACCGTGCGCTGCGCCATCATGCCGAGGGCATTTTCATGCTCGAAACGGTGTTCGGGGTTACGATCCGCAACAGCGACGACCGCGACGTGCCCGTGCGCTTGATCGGTGAGCAGCATGTAACGGAAGATCTGGGGCGCGTACCCTCGTTCGCCGACTGGGCCAGGCTCATCCAGCCGATGCCGTGGATCCTGCGGGGCAATCCTGCCGGGTCGCCCGGCCTTGATTCGACCTTGCATATCGGCGGCGGTCAGCGATCATCCTGA
- a CDS encoding DUF6878 family protein, whose amino-acid sequence MTDIQLTPEHAAAAARIVADIDEQLARVREAESRCKAAFLPLLAEHGITRVEIGYDGGGDEGSVGDVTAYAGDAVQDLPTILCDHFAVEWGGGITSRAIQLGDALSAFAENAASDHHSGWENGEGAWGTIEIDVASGAVTLTHNSRFIDYETSETEL is encoded by the coding sequence ATGACCGACATCCAGCTCACCCCCGAACATGCCGCCGCGGCTGCGCGCATCGTCGCCGACATCGACGAACAGCTCGCCCGGGTGCGCGAGGCCGAGAGCCGCTGCAAGGCGGCCTTCCTGCCGCTGCTCGCCGAACATGGGATCACCCGCGTCGAAATCGGTTATGATGGCGGCGGCGACGAAGGCTCCGTCGGTGACGTCACCGCCTATGCCGGCGATGCGGTGCAGGATCTTCCCACCATCCTCTGCGATCATTTCGCGGTCGAGTGGGGCGGGGGTATCACGAGCCGTGCAATCCAGCTTGGCGACGCCTTGAGCGCCTTCGCCGAGAATGCCGCGAGCGATCATCACAGCGGCTGGGAAAATGGCGAAGGCGCCTGGGGCACCATCGAGATCGACGTTGCGAGCGGCGCGGTAACGCTGACCCACAACAGCCGCTTCATCGACTACGAAACCAGCGAGACGGAGCTCTAG
- a CDS encoding DUF736 domain-containing protein: MNIGTIKQNDGGIYVGKIATLTIAMTIALREVHSANPKAPKFEVLALSQSRAWVQVGALFELASNSTGEAFLNGKIEDPSLVTPLYVSAFRQDDGSYNVVWSRPTRRRDLASEMAPKADDGLPPLPGADETAGAGTGGEGAEPGLGQSSAEHAFAG; encoded by the coding sequence ATGAACATCGGTACGATCAAGCAGAATGACGGTGGCATCTACGTCGGCAAGATTGCGACGCTCACCATCGCGATGACCATTGCGCTGCGCGAGGTCCACTCGGCCAATCCCAAGGCGCCCAAGTTCGAGGTGCTGGCGCTCTCGCAATCGCGGGCGTGGGTGCAGGTCGGCGCGCTCTTCGAACTCGCCTCGAACAGCACCGGCGAGGCCTTCCTCAACGGCAAGATCGAGGATCCGAGTCTGGTCACGCCGCTCTACGTCTCAGCCTTCCGCCAGGACGACGGCAGCTACAACGTGGTCTGGTCGCGCCCGACGCGGCGCCGCGACCTCGCCTCGGAAATGGCGCCCAAGGCCGACGATGGTCTGCCGCCGCTCCCCGGCGCTGACGAAACCGCCGGCGCGGGTACGGGCGGGGAAGGCGCCGAGCCAGGCCTTGGCCAGTCCTCGGCCGAGCACGCGTTCGCCGGCTGA
- a CDS encoding ATP-binding protein, whose amino-acid sequence MSLPAVIRSQVDPAAVTKVTRLFNNTLGDVLGELFQNARRAGATGVDLDLQMDGDEAWLAITDDGEGIADPSVILALGRSGWDESIARREDPAGMGVFSLAGHDIEVRSRTTVGQGWEVHVAAAVWEAGTPIPVGIVEAPHGTRIRIRLGDRWKDTLDGSARAAALHFPLPVRLGGTLLPSQDWLAGAEAVIETGGVRIGLFNDLRAARLSPCINFHGVIVAAALPSIAEKRRNWWARVDIVDAPDLQLVLPARKEMVENAALGALRAAVLRAIYRHIQQLGSHRLAHAQWGEAAALGIDLPEAEAVVQLWSPATADYNNRSARFELLPAGDHILVDRFEPAFEQCAAFALSKAGGYDGRLAEPDDTMAGYSWYDRLPQITALRFDIERDGETARLDAHEFPGLESGPVDRLTLVLEFGGEGAEALQIPAPVAIEYDEGTHWGFEEANILLASHDAVTPAELVDLLEGACFSPSDDRNADSWDTQHSRFVLDAQEVATRLLLGDDAALVERLRAVLAHRAQWFVPEGRRFTVVLARNTIEIGLEPAQEATQTVEGRADA is encoded by the coding sequence ATGTCCCTTCCCGCCGTCATCCGCAGCCAGGTCGACCCGGCCGCGGTCACCAAGGTCACGCGCCTGTTCAACAACACGCTCGGCGACGTCCTTGGCGAACTCTTCCAGAACGCCCGCCGCGCCGGCGCCACCGGGGTCGACCTCGATCTGCAGATGGACGGCGACGAGGCCTGGCTCGCCATCACCGATGACGGCGAGGGCATCGCCGATCCATCGGTCATCCTCGCGCTCGGCCGATCGGGATGGGACGAGAGCATCGCCCGCCGCGAGGACCCGGCCGGCATGGGCGTCTTCAGCCTCGCCGGCCATGACATCGAAGTGCGCTCGCGAACCACTGTCGGACAGGGCTGGGAGGTCCACGTTGCCGCCGCCGTCTGGGAAGCGGGCACGCCGATCCCGGTCGGCATCGTCGAGGCCCCTCACGGTACGCGGATTCGCATCCGGCTCGGCGACCGATGGAAGGACACCCTCGATGGCTCGGCGAGGGCGGCCGCGCTCCATTTTCCGTTGCCGGTCCGGCTCGGAGGGACACTGCTCCCCAGCCAGGACTGGCTCGCGGGCGCCGAGGCCGTGATCGAGACAGGAGGGGTTCGCATCGGCCTCTTCAACGACCTGCGCGCCGCCCGCCTCAGTCCTTGCATCAACTTCCATGGCGTGATCGTCGCCGCCGCATTGCCGTCGATCGCGGAGAAGCGGCGCAACTGGTGGGCGAGGGTCGACATCGTCGATGCGCCCGACCTTCAGCTCGTACTGCCCGCGCGCAAGGAGATGGTCGAAAACGCGGCGCTCGGGGCGCTGCGCGCGGCGGTCCTCCGCGCCATCTATCGCCATATCCAGCAGCTCGGTTCCCACCGCCTCGCGCACGCGCAGTGGGGCGAAGCCGCCGCGCTCGGCATCGATCTGCCCGAGGCCGAGGCCGTGGTGCAACTATGGAGCCCCGCGACGGCCGATTACAACAATCGCTCCGCCCGGTTCGAGCTTTTGCCGGCCGGCGACCATATCCTCGTCGACCGCTTCGAACCCGCCTTCGAGCAATGCGCCGCCTTCGCTCTCAGCAAGGCCGGGGGTTATGATGGCCGTCTCGCCGAACCTGACGACACGATGGCCGGCTATAGCTGGTACGACCGGCTGCCCCAGATCACCGCGCTTCGCTTCGACATCGAACGGGACGGCGAGACCGCCAGGCTGGACGCGCACGAGTTCCCCGGGCTGGAGAGCGGTCCCGTCGATCGCCTGACGCTCGTGCTCGAGTTCGGCGGTGAGGGCGCGGAAGCACTGCAGATCCCTGCGCCGGTCGCGATCGAATATGACGAGGGCACCCATTGGGGCTTCGAGGAGGCGAACATCCTCCTCGCCTCGCACGATGCGGTCACCCCCGCCGAACTCGTCGACCTGCTCGAAGGCGCCTGCTTCTCGCCCAGCGACGATCGCAACGCCGACAGCTGGGATACCCAGCACAGCCGGTTCGTGCTCGATGCGCAGGAGGTAGCGACCCGCCTGCTGCTCGGTGACGACGCGGCGCTCGTCGAACGCCTGCGCGCCGTCCTTGCTCATCGCGCACAGTGGTTCGTGCCCGAGGGGCGCCGCTTCACCGTCGTCCTTGCCCGCAATACGATCGAGATCGGCCTGGAGCCTGCGCAAGAGGCCACGCAGACAGTGGAGGGTCGTGCCGATGCCTGA
- a CDS encoding antirestriction protein, translating to MSDIAASAVFRPATLVPDDRRSGFIPTLFGRRNFFKGETLLYGFMDRLSPDYSGGYWQFYKAGGQPLYLAPTGRERLRICCAANGYEGEVSADAAGIIATLFTFSHLSFEVEDDHVAEAFHRLRDHALDHPEAAEIFGAID from the coding sequence ATGTCCGATATTGCTGCATCTGCCGTCTTCCGTCCCGCCACCCTCGTCCCCGACGATCGGCGATCGGGTTTCATCCCGACGCTTTTCGGCCGCCGCAACTTCTTCAAGGGCGAGACGCTGCTCTACGGGTTCATGGACAGGCTTTCGCCCGACTATAGCGGCGGGTACTGGCAGTTCTACAAGGCCGGCGGCCAGCCCCTCTACCTCGCCCCGACCGGCCGCGAGCGCTTGCGCATCTGCTGCGCGGCCAACGGCTACGAAGGCGAGGTCTCGGCCGACGCTGCCGGGATCATCGCGACTCTCTTCACCTTCTCGCATCTCTCCTTCGAAGTGGAGGACGACCATGTCGCCGAAGCCTTCCACCGGCTGCGCGACCATGCCCTCGACCATCCCGAGGCCGCGGAGATCTTCGGCGCGATCGACTGA
- a CDS encoding integrase, giving the protein MTFNWGFEMPDGSRFDDDHWTPLRHAAELFLLSLRHDPPEGRMPLRKETIRGHFSHVRFLVRWMAAENVRCFKDLDRDAVDRFVTMLRARPGRNGALLSLSTAEGHLGTIRTFHMQRDKLDDAPPAPPPRVASIGKRHWKPYGRHPYTPDEIAVPLVSGAIDLLGNPADQILALRDHLEDLYDQFRLRHQGRMLHWHVRRAMLDEPCPYGDRYPNPDWPLRRLAFMLDRLSDACFVVIAYLVGARASEILRLEEGCLERHAAGGGGEDHVYLVGTITKTSLTEHGDIHRWLAPEPVQRAVHILERLSAPLRELSGNRGLWLHQLGRGRSPLPTTMPVARLHSSMVNVRLNERFAPFLSLPNHQNSPWRLTTYQGRKTFSRFIGRRDRTGLTALQRHLGHIHRAMTDRAYVGTDFELAELIDDQAAGETRKALEDLLLAPHVAGKAGTMLSERSPFRGRTRSGDVDAYITQILAETDMRLGVCDWGYCLYRRETSACLGGEREPNPALRTQGTCSTCANFAVTDKHRPVWEARLRRNTALIRRDDLDPESRALAEARIQESRRILDQLDEGNADGIRD; this is encoded by the coding sequence ATGACGTTCAACTGGGGCTTCGAAATGCCGGACGGAAGCCGGTTCGACGACGACCACTGGACGCCGCTCCGGCATGCGGCGGAACTGTTCCTGCTCTCGCTACGGCACGATCCACCCGAAGGGCGGATGCCGCTCCGAAAGGAAACCATCCGCGGTCACTTCAGCCACGTCCGCTTCCTTGTTCGATGGATGGCGGCGGAAAACGTCCGATGCTTCAAGGATCTCGACCGAGATGCCGTCGATCGGTTCGTGACGATGTTGCGCGCCCGTCCGGGCAGAAATGGCGCCTTACTCTCGCTCAGCACTGCCGAAGGCCATCTCGGCACGATCCGCACCTTCCATATGCAGCGCGACAAGCTGGATGACGCGCCCCCGGCACCACCGCCTCGCGTTGCATCGATCGGGAAGCGACACTGGAAGCCTTATGGCCGCCACCCTTATACACCTGACGAAATCGCCGTGCCGTTGGTTAGCGGCGCGATTGATCTTCTCGGCAATCCAGCGGATCAGATACTCGCGCTGCGCGACCATCTTGAAGATCTCTATGACCAGTTCCGGCTGCGGCATCAGGGGCGCATGCTCCATTGGCACGTCAGACGCGCTATGCTGGATGAGCCCTGTCCCTATGGGGATCGGTATCCGAATCCGGACTGGCCGCTGCGCCGTCTGGCGTTCATGCTCGACCGGCTCAGCGATGCCTGCTTCGTCGTCATCGCCTATCTTGTTGGCGCGAGAGCTTCCGAGATACTCAGGCTCGAAGAGGGCTGTCTCGAGCGCCACGCGGCGGGCGGTGGCGGGGAGGACCACGTCTATCTGGTCGGCACGATCACGAAGACGTCGCTGACGGAGCATGGCGACATCCACCGCTGGCTCGCGCCCGAGCCGGTCCAGCGCGCGGTTCATATCCTCGAACGCCTCTCTGCGCCGCTTCGCGAACTCAGCGGCAACCGGGGTCTATGGCTGCATCAACTCGGCCGCGGTCGCTCGCCGCTTCCGACGACCATGCCGGTGGCGCGACTGCACTCGTCCATGGTCAATGTCCGGCTCAACGAGCGGTTCGCGCCGTTCCTGTCCCTTCCGAATCATCAGAACAGCCCTTGGCGGCTCACCACCTATCAAGGGCGCAAGACGTTCTCGCGGTTTATCGGACGTCGCGACCGCACCGGCCTTACCGCGCTCCAGCGCCATCTGGGTCACATCCACAGGGCGATGACCGACCGGGCCTATGTCGGCACCGACTTCGAACTCGCCGAACTGATCGATGACCAGGCCGCCGGGGAAACCCGCAAGGCGCTGGAAGACCTTCTGCTGGCGCCGCACGTTGCGGGGAAGGCTGGCACCATGCTCTCCGAACGATCACCGTTCCGTGGCCGTACCCGTTCGGGTGACGTCGATGCCTACATCACGCAGATCCTCGCCGAAACGGATATGCGCCTCGGTGTCTGTGACTGGGGATACTGCCTCTACCGCCGGGAAACCTCCGCCTGTCTTGGCGGGGAGCGCGAACCGAACCCGGCGCTCCGCACGCAAGGCACCTGCTCGACTTGCGCGAACTTTGCGGTGACCGACAAGCATAGGCCGGTCTGGGAAGCGCGCCTTCGACGCAACACCGCATTGATCCGACGTGATGACCTCGACCCCGAGAGCCGTGCGCTTGCGGAGGCCCGCATCCAGGAATCCCGCCGCATCCTTGATCAGCTCGACGAGGGGAATGCCGATGGCATCCGAGACTGA
- a CDS encoding site-specific integrase, whose amino-acid sequence MARRRLDRTLRLDPTPVNHPAEIAEIRFHNEWGKVAQRFDPALFGMPSDITTALARAFRDHDVASSAATRTARWFALRVFGRFLREDGRIGRAADLDMATIRRFITWLAKPTNGRRRGVVSQSGQLSMVRPVLNRAIADNPGLFAPDFAVPNNAIPLAGTQRLPQERLTPAQMRSVLAACYAEIDAAWEKFQYGQAVIALPELPPRPSWRGEGLDRWIWRLHRANDGLSPGGKGLRRLGFRQKSLPKAHKIASVEGYLHITTDTLTAFYIALLIQTAANAGPLRQIKRDCLVPHPLDRNRIMVEWVKPRAGGKVKRLQRRSFDNRRPYAAPRLIEKMLAMTEPLLPHVEASERNRLFLHRFLMTTGRLEREYQAGHIVQATLRSAMLRFYERQNAAIASWNEAHSGKARPLLPDFSPKLFRSSMASAHYTASQGDIMAAKAVLNHASIVTTDIYVDGEAVRRLERDTIARLQSLMIRWVGGETPTHRGRSRKAGADTRVTVLFGHDCLNPTDSAHARPGRMCPKLGGCLACPGLVVPIDLGHLARIVQAMRHLEMARERIDPIRFGLFYTPSLQVLTQDLLPAFPPEMMPAAERIMSALPPLPDLE is encoded by the coding sequence ATGGCTAGGAGGCGCCTCGACCGAACGCTACGGCTCGATCCGACACCGGTGAACCATCCGGCGGAGATCGCCGAAATCCGGTTCCACAATGAATGGGGGAAGGTTGCTCAACGCTTCGACCCGGCGTTGTTCGGGATGCCAAGCGATATCACCACGGCTCTGGCCAGGGCCTTCCGCGATCATGATGTGGCGTCCAGCGCCGCGACCCGCACCGCTCGCTGGTTCGCGCTGCGCGTGTTCGGCAGGTTCCTGCGCGAAGACGGGCGCATCGGCCGCGCGGCTGATCTCGATATGGCGACGATCCGCCGGTTCATCACCTGGCTGGCGAAGCCCACCAACGGGCGCAGGCGTGGTGTTGTATCACAATCCGGTCAGCTCAGTATGGTCCGGCCAGTCCTCAATCGCGCGATCGCGGACAATCCAGGCCTGTTCGCCCCCGACTTCGCCGTGCCCAATAATGCGATCCCGCTCGCGGGCACCCAGCGGTTGCCGCAAGAGCGGTTAACGCCGGCCCAGATGAGGTCGGTGCTGGCAGCCTGCTATGCCGAGATCGATGCGGCCTGGGAAAAGTTCCAATATGGCCAGGCCGTCATAGCGCTACCGGAGTTGCCGCCACGGCCTTCGTGGCGCGGGGAAGGACTGGACCGATGGATATGGCGGCTCCACCGGGCCAATGATGGTCTGTCTCCTGGAGGCAAAGGCTTGCGACGGCTAGGCTTCCGTCAGAAGTCCCTGCCGAAGGCGCACAAGATCGCTTCGGTCGAAGGCTATCTGCATATCACGACGGACACCCTGACGGCGTTCTACATCGCGCTGTTGATCCAGACAGCGGCCAACGCGGGGCCGCTACGCCAAATCAAGCGCGACTGTCTCGTGCCCCATCCCCTCGACCGGAATCGCATCATGGTCGAGTGGGTGAAACCCCGTGCCGGCGGCAAGGTGAAGCGCCTGCAGCGGCGGTCCTTCGATAACCGCCGCCCCTATGCGGCACCGCGGCTGATCGAGAAGATGCTCGCGATGACGGAGCCGTTGCTTCCGCATGTGGAAGCATCTGAGCGCAACCGGCTGTTCCTGCACCGCTTCCTTATGACGACAGGCCGCCTCGAGCGTGAGTACCAGGCTGGTCATATTGTGCAGGCCACGCTGCGATCAGCAATGCTCCGCTTCTACGAACGTCAGAACGCTGCAATCGCCTCATGGAACGAAGCGCACTCCGGCAAAGCCCGTCCACTGCTTCCCGACTTCTCGCCCAAGCTGTTCCGCAGCAGCATGGCCAGTGCCCATTATACCGCGTCGCAGGGCGATATCATGGCGGCCAAGGCCGTCCTCAATCATGCGAGCATCGTCACCACCGACATCTATGTCGATGGCGAGGCTGTTCGCCGCCTCGAGCGCGACACGATCGCGCGGCTCCAGTCGCTGATGATCAGATGGGTTGGCGGAGAGACGCCCACACACCGCGGACGATCCCGAAAAGCAGGTGCCGATACTCGAGTGACGGTCCTGTTCGGCCATGACTGCCTGAACCCGACCGACAGCGCCCACGCACGTCCTGGCCGGATGTGCCCGAAACTCGGCGGCTGCCTTGCCTGTCCGGGACTGGTTGTTCCGATCGACCTGGGTCACCTGGCGCGGATCGTCCAGGCCATGCGGCATCTTGAAATGGCGCGGGAGCGGATCGACCCGATCCGGTTCGGCCTGTTCTACACGCCCAGCCTTCAGGTGCTCACACAAGACCTGCTCCCGGCATTCCCGCCCGAAATGATGCCAGCGGCAGAGCGGATCATGTCTGCCCTGCCGCCGCTGCCGGATCTGGAATAG